CCAACCGGGAACACAGCGAGCCGGCCGTCCGTATCCGCGACACCGCGTCCGTCTCGACGGGTGGCAGTTCGTCGGCGCGCTCGTCCAGCAGGTCACGCAGGTCGGCGACCATCGGTTCGTCGATGGCCTCGAAGCGGTCGAACAGCAGGTCGCGGAGCCGGGGCCGAGCGAGGTAGGGCGTGATGTCGATATACAGTCGGCCGCCCGCTTCGGCGCCGAACCGCCCCGGGATCCCGAACTGTGCCGTCACCTCGTCGGTGAGGCGCCGCCAGTAGTCGAGCACGAACGGCGGCATCGCGTCGGGCATTCCCTGGCGATGCCCGAAACTGTAGTACACGCGGAGCTCGTCGGTCGGTGCCCCGTCCGGAACCGGGAACAGCGCAGTGACCGGGCGGGCTTGCAGGACGTGGAATCGCCCGTCTGCGAGCGCCCATTCGACGTCCTGTGGCTCGTCGAACAGGGACTCGATGCGGTCGCCGTAGGCCGCGAGCGTCAGGACCTGGTCGTCCGTGAGGACGCGGCCCGTGCTGTCGGCCTCCGACACCGGAACGCGCTCCGTCCCGCCGCCCCCCGTCGGTCGGACCGCCTGCTCGGGTTCGCCGACGCGGTAGTCGAGTATCTCGCCGCTCCGTTCGTCGACCCGGACCGTGTCCGCGGTGACGCGCCCGCCGACCTGCGCCTCGCCCAGCCCGTATCCCGCGTCGATCGTCGTGACGGTTCGTGTGCCGGTGACTGGGTCGGCGGTGAAGGCGATTCCGGAGGCGTCCGCGTCGACCATCTCCTGGACGACGACCGCCATCGACACCTCGCCGTGGTCGATCCCGTTCCGGGCGCGGTAGGCGATCGCCCGGTCGGTGAACAGGCTCGCCTGACACGCCCGGACGGCCGCGACGACCGCCTCGGGCCCCGATACGTCCAGCACGGTCTCGTGTTGGCCCGCGAACGAGGCCCCCGGGAGATCCTCGGCCGTCGCGCTCGACCGCACGGCGAACGCCGCGTCGGCCGGAAACGCCGACAGTTGCTCGGTGACGGCCGCGCGGACCCGTTCGGAGACCGGCGCCTCCCGTATCGCCGACCGCAGTCGCTCGCCGAGGTCGGCGGCGTCCGGCTCTCCGGGTTCGAGTCCGTCGAGCCGGTCGACGAGGTCCGGGACGGCTGTCCCGTCGACGGCGTCGTGATACGCCGCCGTCGTCACGCAGAACCCGTCGGGGACCGGGAGGCCGGCACCCGCGAGCCGCGCCAGGTTCGCGGCCTTCCCGCCGGTCAGTTCGCCGTCGGTCGCTCGTTCGGCCGTCAGCGGGAGCGTGGACACCTGAGACATGGCTGATCACCGGAACCGCGGCGGCGGTTCTCGATGGGTGCTAGACGTTCGTCCCGAGCGACAGTAACGGTGTCGGGGGCCCGGGTGAGGGGCGGTCCGCGACTCAGACGAGCAAGGTATCGAGCGCGTCGGGGACGACGAGCACATCGCTGCCCGGTTCGACGGCGTCGGCGACGGAATCGCGGGTGTCCATCAGACACTCCTCGACGACTGCCGGGGCCTCGCTGTCGGTGACGTAGATGTCGTGGTCCCTGAGCGCGCGGGCGACGACGAACGCACGCTGGGCGCCGGGCTCGTAGCCCTCGCGCATCTCCTCGTAGAGCGCTTCGGCGCTCTCGGCCGATGAGAGCCGGTCGTAGAAGCGGCGTTCGCCGGTCCCGTCGCCTGCACCTTCCGGGAGCGCGGCGGGGATCACGACGCGGCCGCCGTCCCGAAGGGGATTGTTCGCACCCAGGACCACGTAGGTCGCCGCTCGCGTGGTCTGGTAGAGGTTGGCGTCCTTCGGCGCACCGACGCCCGCGACGACGGCGTCGTATCCGTCCACGACGGGCGTGGCGAGCGCGTCGCGGGCCGTCTCGGCCAGGTCGCGGACCACTGCCCGAGGATCGCCCGCGGCGGCGCCGAGGATGCCGCTGGGGCTGTGGGTCACGTTCAGCGAGAACGCGACGCCCGCCAGGTCGCCCGCCTCGTCGACGAACTCCCGGAAGGGGTTGTCGTCGACGCGACCCAGCCGCACGCCGTCGCGGGCGAGCAGTTCGGGGCCGTGGGAGTGGCCGATCTGCGACTCACTGCCGGCGCCGACGACGACGGTCTTGGCGCCGCCGGAGAACCCGGCGTACTGGTGGGGTTCGACCATCCCCGTGGCGAGGACGGTGTCGACCGCCGTCAGGGTCTCGTTGATCTCGATGGGGACCCCGTCGACCGTCCCGACCTCGACTATCGCGTCGGGGTCGTGGTTGATCGCGAGGTCGGCGTGGTCGCCGAGCGCGCGCTCGATCTCCGCCTCGTCCATCGGTCGGTGGAGTCCGAGCCCGAGGATCACCGTCACCTGCTCGCGGGCCACGCCCGCCGTCCGGAGTTCGTCCAGCAGGACATCGAGCAACACGTCGTCCGGGGTCGCGCGGGTCACGTCGGTGACGACGATTCCGACGGTGTCGTCGGGGTCGACGCGACGAGCGAGTCGCGGGCCGTGCGGGTCGGCGACGGCTGCTTCGGCGGCCGACCGCGGGTCCACGGCTTCGCCCCCGGGCGGCCGACAGACGGTCACGTCGCAGTCGGGGAGCGATAC
This DNA window, taken from Halosimplex litoreum, encodes the following:
- a CDS encoding lactate racemase domain-containing protein, coding for MSVELPLGEGTVSVSLPDCDVTVCRPPGGEAVDPRSAAEAAVADPHGPRLARRVDPDDTVGIVVTDVTRATPDDVLLDVLLDELRTAGVAREQVTVILGLGLHRPMDEAEIERALGDHADLAINHDPDAIVEVGTVDGVPIEINETLTAVDTVLATGMVEPHQYAGFSGGAKTVVVGAGSESQIGHSHGPELLARDGVRLGRVDDNPFREFVDEAGDLAGVAFSLNVTHSPSGILGAAAGDPRAVVRDLAETARDALATPVVDGYDAVVAGVGAPKDANLYQTTRAATYVVLGANNPLRDGGRVVIPAALPEGAGDGTGERRFYDRLSSAESAEALYEEMREGYEPGAQRAFVVARALRDHDIYVTDSEAPAVVEECLMDTRDSVADAVEPGSDVLVVPDALDTLLV